A single region of the Leptodactylus fuscus isolate aLepFus1 chromosome 5, aLepFus1.hap2, whole genome shotgun sequence genome encodes:
- the LOC142204002 gene encoding troponin I, slow skeletal muscle-like: protein MLAKASEDLEREIKQTEEEKARTLSEKVPPLQHHGLSLQELQKLCTKLHKQIDVVDEERYNIEEKVKKNSLEIDSLNQKIFDLKGKFKRPNLRRVRISADAMLKALLGSTTKVSLDLRANLKSVKKEDEKEKTVEVTDWRKNIEAMSGMEGRKKKFDTSNA from the exons ATGCTGGCAAAAGCCAGTGAAGATCTAGAAAGAGAGATAAAACAAACAGAAGAGGAGAAGGCGCGGACTCTGTCAGAGAAGGTCCCTCCATTACAGCATCATGGGCTGAGCCTCCAGGAGTTACAG AAATTATGCACAAAACTTCACAAACAGATTGACGTGGTGGATGAAGAGCGTTATAATATTGAGGAAAAAGTCAAAAAGAACTCTCTGGAA ATTGACAGCTTAAATCAGAAGATTTTTGACCTCAAGGGAAAATTCAAGCGTCCCAATCTGCGCAGAGTGCGTATATCCGCGGACGCCATGCTTAAGGCCCTTCTGGGCTCCACTACCAAGGTCTCTTTAGATCTGAGGGCCAACCTGAAGTCAGTCAAAAAGGAAGACGAGAAG GAGAAGACGGTCGAGGTTACCGATTGGCGTAAAAACATTGAAGCCATGTCCGGTATGGAGGGCAGGAAGAAGAAGTTTGACACCAGTAACGCATAA